The region ACGCGGCCCACGGTGCCTACACGATCGACGTGCTGCCGGCCGCGGAGCGGGTGGAGTCGCGCGCCTACATGTACTCCGCGCTCAACGTCGGCTTCACCCTCGGCGCGCTGGCCGGCGGCGTCGCGCTCGCGACCGAGTCGCTCAGCGTGATCTCCGCGCTCCCCTGGTTCACCGCCGCCGTCTTCGCGCTCAACGCCGTGAACATCACCCGGCTGCCACCGGCGTCGCACGACCTCAAGACGACCGAGGAGCGCAAGGTCAGGGTCGAGGGACCGGGTCCGCTGAAGAACGTCGGGTGGCTGTTCGCCAACTTCTGCAACGGCACCCTGTGGACCAACCAGGTCATCCTCAACCTCGTCATCCCGCTGTGGCTGGTGCAGAAGACCGACGCGCCGTGGGTGGTGCTCGCGTTCCTCTTCGGCACCAACACGGTCATGTGCATCCTGCTGCCGCTCGCGGCCGCCAGGAGCGTGCGCGACCTGTCGACCGGCCTGCGCGCGATCCGGGTCTCGACGCTCTTCTTCATCGTCTCGTGCGTGATCACGCTGACGACGCACCACAGCCTCGGCATGCTCACGATCGTCCTGTTCTTCCTGGGCCACATCACGCTGACAGGGGCGGAGCTGTTCCTGTCGGCGGCGAGCTGGACGTTCGAGGCCGAGCTGATGGACCCGCGGCGACGCGGGGAGTACCAGGGCGCCGCCGAGCTGATGAGCACCCTGGGCCGGGTCTGGGCACCGGCCCTCTACACGTTCCTGGTGATGGACTGGAGCTCGCTGGG is a window of Nocardioides oleivorans DNA encoding:
- a CDS encoding MFS transporter produces the protein MFTALIRYLTPPSRLAGRLSTQSLLFALGEGTFMAGSAVFFTEVVGLTGPQVGLGLTLAGIAAFIAAYPMGKVVDRFGPKRCWAISSAGQAMLVCSWPFIDTFEGYVALAVSLEVVGSLGNAAHGAYTIDVLPAAERVESRAYMYSALNVGFTLGALAGGVALATESLSVISALPWFTAAVFALNAVNITRLPPASHDLKTTEERKVRVEGPGPLKNVGWLFANFCNGTLWTNQVILNLVIPLWLVQKTDAPWVVLAFLFGTNTVMCILLPLAAARSVRDLSTGLRAIRVSTLFFIVSCVITLTTHHSLGMLTIVLFFLGHITLTGAELFLSAASWTFEAELMDPRRRGEYQGAAELMSTLGRVWAPALYTFLVMDWSSLGWLVIAALVTLAAAGLHPAVRMARRFLEEHVPADVLADATSSLKVQIPAPLGPPMVEQPAEPGGVSPVDVLPESTGDLTR